Proteins encoded within one genomic window of Brachybacterium avium:
- a CDS encoding S10 family peptidase, producing the protein MTEQTRPATTAAGAPADPSAAEKPAASTPAPPEDHLVTTLHSLSLPDGALDYTATTGTVVLKEEPEGEEYGRGAAYAELFSVSYVAQGTDAAERPVVFAFNGGPGASTVWLHLGLLGPRRVDAGDAGAPAAPPHRLLDNHETILKDADLVVVDAMTTGYSRPAPGQKPSRHHGLAEDRDLITAFVIDWLTRHQRWTSPLYLAGESYGTTRASAVAAHLMDRYYVAVAGIALISPVLDFGTIRFHPGNDRPYLHYLPTYAAIAHAHGKHEDRMLQDVVDEAEAFAEQEYPALLAAGLRLAPEQKQEAAARIGGLIGVDPDWVERADLRIEHMAFLAELLRQEGLMTGRIDGRFTAPAGNGNAPQMETDPSIDQLAPAYTATINQYLRGELEFTSDVVYEIMSGRVHPWSYKDFENRSVEVASDLARLLRKSPHTKVLVSHGYHDAATPFHASEHVLAQLAIPREDYSERIRIEYYEAGHMMYCHEPSRLALSQHLSEFVTGTEPDTAA; encoded by the coding sequence GTGACCGAGCAGACCCGCCCCGCCACCACCGCCGCAGGAGCGCCCGCCGACCCGTCGGCCGCCGAGAAGCCCGCGGCCTCGACGCCCGCGCCGCCCGAGGACCACCTGGTCACCACGCTGCACTCCCTGTCCCTGCCCGACGGGGCGCTGGACTACACGGCGACCACCGGCACCGTGGTGCTGAAGGAGGAGCCCGAGGGTGAGGAGTACGGGCGCGGTGCGGCGTATGCGGAGCTGTTCTCCGTCTCCTACGTAGCCCAGGGCACCGACGCGGCCGAGCGCCCGGTGGTGTTCGCCTTCAACGGCGGGCCTGGTGCCTCGACGGTGTGGCTGCATCTGGGGCTGCTGGGTCCGCGCCGGGTCGACGCGGGCGATGCCGGAGCCCCGGCCGCTCCCCCGCACCGGCTGCTGGACAACCACGAGACGATCCTCAAGGACGCGGATCTGGTGGTCGTGGACGCGATGACCACGGGCTACTCGCGCCCCGCCCCCGGCCAGAAGCCCAGCCGCCATCACGGGCTGGCGGAGGATCGTGATCTGATCACCGCCTTCGTCATCGACTGGCTGACCCGCCACCAGCGCTGGACCTCGCCGCTCTACCTGGCCGGCGAGTCCTATGGCACCACCCGGGCCTCCGCCGTGGCCGCGCACCTCATGGACCGCTACTACGTGGCCGTCGCCGGGATCGCGCTGATCTCCCCGGTGCTCGACTTCGGCACCATCCGCTTCCATCCCGGCAATGACCGCCCCTACCTGCACTACCTGCCCACCTACGCCGCGATCGCCCACGCGCACGGCAAGCATGAGGACCGGATGCTGCAGGACGTGGTCGACGAGGCCGAGGCCTTCGCCGAGCAGGAGTACCCGGCGCTGCTCGCCGCCGGTCTGCGGCTGGCGCCGGAGCAGAAGCAGGAGGCCGCCGCCCGCATCGGCGGCCTGATCGGGGTGGATCCGGACTGGGTGGAGCGCGCCGACCTGCGAATCGAGCACATGGCGTTCCTCGCCGAGCTGCTGCGACAGGAGGGCCTGATGACCGGCCGCATCGACGGCCGCTTCACCGCCCCGGCCGGGAATGGCAACGCCCCGCAGATGGAGACCGACCCGTCCATCGATCAGCTCGCCCCCGCCTACACGGCGACGATCAACCAGTACCTGCGCGGGGAGCTGGAGTTCACCAGCGACGTGGTCTACGAGATCATGTCCGGCCGGGTGCACCCGTGGAGCTACAAGGACTTCGAGAACCGCTCGGTGGAGGTCGCCTCGGACCTCGCTCGACTGCTGCGGAAGTCCCCGCACACCAAGGTGCTGGTCTCCCACGGCTACCACGACGCCGCGACCCCGTTCCACGCCAGCGAGCACGTGCTCGCCCAGCTCGCGATCCCGCGCGAGGACTACAGCGAGCGGATCCGCATCGAGTACTACGAGGCCGGGCACATGATGTACTGCCACGAGCCCAGCCGGCTCGCGCTCTCGCAGCACCTCAGCGAATTCGTCACCGGGACGGAGCCCGACACGGCGGCGTGA
- a CDS encoding tetraspanin family protein: protein MSAHKPQNPGTGSDPAADVPADATVQTAGAFDIRNFIGTLLALFGLILVGAGIFAFGAEEAAKTDGLNANLWAGLGMLVVGILFVVWTKVDPIRMVVRDNDDGAEEPRDISALD from the coding sequence ATGAGTGCACACAAGCCTCAGAACCCGGGCACCGGCAGCGATCCCGCAGCCGACGTCCCCGCGGACGCGACGGTGCAGACCGCCGGCGCCTTCGACATCCGCAACTTCATCGGCACCCTGCTGGCCCTGTTCGGCCTGATCCTGGTCGGCGCAGGCATCTTCGCCTTCGGCGCCGAAGAGGCCGCGAAGACCGACGGGCTCAATGCCAACCTCTGGGCGGGCCTGGGAATGCTGGTGGTCGGCATCCTCTTCGTCGTCTGGACGAAGGTGGATCCGATCCGGATGGTCGTCCGCGACAACGATGACGGTGCCGAGGAGCCCCGCGACATCTCGGCGCTGGACTGA
- a CDS encoding sodium:solute symporter family protein, with translation MVDLLLDAHWIDYAVIALYFVFVLGVGWYAKRGVSTSIEFFLSGRSLPAWVTGLAFISANLGAVEIMGMSATGAEYGMPTMHYFWVGAVPAMLFLGVVMMPFYYGSKVRSVPEFMRMRFGTGAHLVNAISFAVAQLLIAGVNLYLLAMIVHRLLGWPQWVGLIVAAAFVLFYITVGGLSAAIYNEVLQFFVIVAALLPLTLIGLHRVGGWSGMKERIASDGMLGSEQLHTWPGQALSGFDSPVLSVIGIVFGLGFVLSFGYWTTNFVEVQRAMASKSITSARMTPIIGAFPKMFIPFIVIIPGMIAAVLVGELAEYKQLDHAGSADAAAATGVTYNDALLLLMRDVLPNGLLGVAIAGLLAAFMAGMAANISAFNTVVSYDLYQQYVKKDAPDGHYLKVGRIATAAACVIAIFTALIAGQFSNLMDYLQTLFGFFNAPLFATFILGMFWKRMTPAAGWTGLVSGTLAAVALWSSSTFFGVFDLPGQGLAFVSAATAFVVDIVVSVVVTRFTTPKPAHALKGLVYSETPKADLVDPEEKDMPFWRRPVPMAGIGLVLVIILNIVFA, from the coding sequence ATGGTCGACCTCCTCCTCGACGCACACTGGATCGACTACGCGGTCATCGCGTTGTACTTCGTCTTCGTCCTCGGTGTGGGCTGGTACGCCAAGCGCGGTGTCTCCACGTCCATCGAGTTCTTCCTCTCCGGCCGCTCGCTGCCCGCCTGGGTCACCGGCCTCGCCTTCATCTCCGCCAACCTCGGCGCGGTCGAGATCATGGGCATGTCCGCCACCGGCGCGGAGTACGGCATGCCCACGATGCACTACTTCTGGGTCGGCGCCGTCCCGGCGATGCTGTTCCTGGGCGTGGTGATGATGCCCTTCTACTACGGCTCGAAGGTGCGCTCGGTCCCGGAGTTCATGCGCATGCGCTTCGGCACCGGGGCGCACCTGGTCAACGCGATCAGCTTCGCGGTCGCCCAGCTGCTGATCGCCGGTGTGAACCTGTACCTGCTGGCCATGATCGTGCACCGCCTGCTGGGCTGGCCCCAGTGGGTGGGCCTGATCGTCGCCGCGGCGTTCGTGCTGTTCTACATCACCGTCGGCGGGCTCTCCGCCGCGATCTACAACGAGGTGCTGCAGTTCTTCGTGATCGTCGCGGCCCTGCTGCCGCTGACCCTCATCGGCCTGCACCGCGTGGGCGGCTGGAGCGGTATGAAGGAGCGCATCGCCTCCGACGGCATGCTCGGCTCGGAGCAGCTGCACACCTGGCCCGGCCAGGCACTGTCCGGCTTCGACAGCCCGGTGCTGTCCGTGATCGGCATCGTGTTCGGCCTGGGCTTCGTGCTCTCCTTCGGCTACTGGACGACGAACTTCGTCGAGGTCCAGCGCGCGATGGCCAGCAAGTCCATCACCTCCGCCCGGATGACCCCGATCATCGGCGCGTTCCCCAAGATGTTCATCCCGTTCATCGTGATCATCCCGGGCATGATCGCTGCCGTCCTGGTCGGCGAGCTCGCCGAGTACAAGCAGCTCGACCATGCCGGCAGCGCCGACGCCGCGGCCGCCACCGGCGTCACCTACAACGACGCTCTGCTGCTGCTGATGCGCGACGTGCTGCCCAACGGTCTGCTGGGCGTGGCGATCGCCGGCCTGCTGGCCGCGTTCATGGCCGGCATGGCCGCGAACATCTCCGCCTTCAACACCGTGGTCAGCTACGACCTGTACCAGCAGTACGTGAAGAAGGACGCCCCGGACGGGCACTACCTGAAGGTGGGCCGCATCGCGACGGCGGCCGCCTGCGTGATCGCGATCTTCACCGCGCTCATCGCCGGGCAGTTCTCGAACCTGATGGACTACCTGCAGACCCTCTTCGGGTTCTTCAACGCCCCGCTGTTCGCGACCTTCATCCTGGGCATGTTCTGGAAGCGGATGACTCCGGCGGCCGGCTGGACGGGTCTGGTCTCCGGCACCCTCGCCGCGGTCGCGCTGTGGAGCTCCTCAACGTTCTTCGGGGTGTTCGACCTGCCCGGCCAGGGCCTGGCCTTCGTCAGCGCCGCCACCGCGTTCGTGGTCGACATCGTGGTGTCCGTCGTGGTCACCCGGTTCACCACCCCCAAGCCCGCCCACGCGCTGAAGGGCCTGGTCTACTCGGAGACCCCGAAGGCGGATCTGGTCGATCCCGAGGAGAAGGACATGCCGTTCTGGCGTCGTCCCGTCCCCATGGCCGGCATCGGACTGGTCCTGGTCATCATCCTGAACATCGTCTTCGCCTGA
- a CDS encoding ABC transporter substrate-binding protein: MKDLQKVADIFNQKQDRIKVETTWIPGGKDGGYAKILSAVSAGGGPDIAQVELRQVPEFALAGALTELDRYGFDEQVDAFDPGALSQVKVGDSYWAVPQDTGPVATFYNREVLEGELGLQPPATWEEFRETAEIVSEAGRNLITLDPSDGSYLISWIMQSGAVWFRTEGDTWVVDMTGAASMRVAEFWDEILGAKIIGTGYGAFSTPWMAAAGEGKVLATIGGSWGDALVKSVPDAEGKWAAAPMPTWADGSGYASGAHGGSAAAVLSNAQHPAEALEFLNWMCTDPDGIDAMIEFSGIGWSPSKDYIGKTRQQPSEFFSGQNYNEEVILPMAEGQNLEWTWAPLMQRVQAMIGDGMSAAVTGEVPLVDMFPQTQAKIVKIMRDMGLNAEEAR, encoded by the coding sequence TTGAAAGACCTGCAGAAGGTCGCCGACATCTTCAACCAGAAGCAGGACCGGATCAAGGTCGAGACCACCTGGATCCCCGGCGGCAAAGACGGCGGCTACGCCAAGATCCTCTCCGCAGTCTCCGCCGGTGGCGGTCCGGACATCGCCCAGGTGGAGCTGCGGCAGGTCCCTGAGTTCGCCCTCGCCGGTGCCCTGACCGAGCTCGATCGCTACGGCTTCGACGAGCAGGTCGACGCCTTCGACCCCGGCGCCCTCAGCCAGGTGAAGGTCGGTGACTCCTACTGGGCCGTCCCCCAGGACACCGGCCCCGTGGCCACCTTCTATAACCGCGAGGTGCTCGAAGGGGAGCTCGGGCTGCAGCCCCCGGCCACGTGGGAGGAGTTCAGGGAGACTGCCGAGATCGTCTCCGAGGCCGGCAGGAACCTCATCACCCTTGACCCGTCGGACGGTTCGTACCTCATCTCCTGGATCATGCAGTCCGGCGCCGTGTGGTTCCGGACCGAGGGGGACACATGGGTGGTCGACATGACCGGTGCCGCCTCGATGCGGGTGGCCGAGTTCTGGGACGAGATCCTGGGCGCGAAGATCATCGGGACGGGATACGGCGCGTTCTCGACGCCGTGGATGGCCGCCGCCGGCGAGGGGAAAGTGCTCGCCACCATCGGTGGCTCCTGGGGTGATGCGCTCGTGAAGTCGGTGCCCGACGCGGAGGGGAAATGGGCGGCGGCCCCGATGCCCACGTGGGCCGATGGGAGCGGCTACGCCTCCGGCGCCCACGGCGGCTCGGCCGCCGCGGTGCTGTCCAACGCCCAGCACCCCGCGGAGGCGCTGGAGTTCCTCAACTGGATGTGCACGGATCCCGACGGGATCGACGCGATGATCGAGTTCTCCGGGATCGGCTGGTCGCCGTCCAAGGACTACATCGGCAAGACGCGACAGCAGCCCTCGGAGTTCTTCTCGGGACAGAACTACAACGAGGAGGTCATCCTGCCGATGGCCGAGGGGCAGAACCTCGAGTGGACCTGGGCCCCGCTCATGCAGCGTGTGCAGGCCATGATCGGCGACGGGATGAGCGCTGCGGTCACCGGTGAAGTCCCCTTGGTGGACATGTTCCCGCAGACCCAGGCGAAGATCGTCAAGATCATGCGGGACATGGGACTGAACGCGGAGGAGGCACGATGA
- a CDS encoding carbohydrate ABC transporter permease, which translates to MRSKTAPWVLLAPFLVVFLGTMIVPIIMAIGYSFSSVERHGLLGEDGITNSFAGFENYLKALSNANFVESIGRMVLFGVVQVTVMIVAAVILALLLESASAKWPGFFRATYFLPYGIPGVIATILWSFLYIPGLSPIVDVLELVGLPIDFLGPNMVLWSIANIVTWTYTGYNMLIIIAQLKSIPGELYEAAKIDGAGSIRVATSIQLPLIRPAVMLTVIFSIIGTLQLFAEPRLMQSMSAGITSEYTPNMSAYAFAFQYNDIGMAAAQAVIIAVSAFLLSAVALGVSSWMEKRR; encoded by the coding sequence ATGAGATCCAAGACAGCTCCCTGGGTGCTGCTGGCACCGTTCCTGGTCGTCTTCCTCGGCACCATGATCGTGCCGATCATCATGGCGATCGGGTACTCGTTCAGCTCCGTCGAGCGCCACGGCCTGCTCGGCGAGGACGGCATCACCAACAGCTTCGCCGGGTTCGAGAACTACCTCAAGGCCCTGTCGAACGCGAACTTCGTCGAGTCGATCGGACGCATGGTCCTGTTCGGCGTCGTCCAGGTGACCGTGATGATCGTGGCCGCAGTGATCCTGGCACTGCTGCTGGAGAGCGCGAGCGCCAAGTGGCCCGGGTTCTTCCGCGCCACCTACTTCCTGCCCTACGGGATCCCCGGCGTGATCGCCACGATCCTGTGGTCGTTCCTGTACATCCCCGGGCTGAGCCCGATCGTGGACGTGCTGGAGCTGGTGGGCCTGCCGATCGACTTCCTGGGCCCGAACATGGTGCTGTGGTCTATCGCGAACATCGTGACCTGGACCTACACCGGCTACAACATGCTCATCATCATCGCCCAGCTCAAGTCGATCCCCGGTGAGCTGTACGAGGCCGCGAAGATCGACGGCGCCGGCTCGATCCGGGTGGCCACCTCGATCCAGCTGCCGCTGATCCGCCCGGCCGTGATGCTCACGGTGATCTTCTCGATCATCGGCACCCTGCAGCTGTTCGCCGAGCCGCGGCTGATGCAGTCCATGAGCGCCGGGATCACCTCGGAGTACACCCCGAACATGTCCGCCTATGCCTTCGCGTTCCAGTACAACGACATCGGCATGGCGGCCGCCCAGGCCGTGATCATCGCGGTCTCCGCCTTCCTCCTCTCGGCGGTCGCGCTGGGAGTCTCCTCCTGGATGGAGAAGCGTCGATGA
- a CDS encoding carbohydrate ABC transporter permease: MSTSHHTPDTTAPTGRRRATKPAKGSKATKSAAHESRTGARDAGRKPTTTILVTAILVIIALYFLVPVYWVLINATKSTEDLFGTNGFWFGESFQLWENLKAVLSANGGIFPRWGLNSILYAGLGSVLATYFATAAGYALAKYRFPGRRFIYVLVLGGVLVPGTAVALPLFFLFSSIGITNTYWSVLIPSLVSPFGLFLASIYASAAVPDELLEAGRIDGVGELGLFHRLALPQLTPAIVTILLFQFVAIWNNYMLPLVMLADEKLYPITLGLDNWRAQTDRLPEFYQLTTGGALLSVIPLAILILVLQRFWRGGLTEGSVKG, encoded by the coding sequence ATGAGCACCTCGCACCACACCCCCGACACCACCGCACCGACCGGGCGCCGCAGGGCCACGAAGCCCGCGAAGGGTTCGAAAGCCACGAAGAGCGCGGCGCACGAGAGCCGCACCGGCGCGCGAGACGCCGGCCGGAAGCCGACGACCACCATCCTGGTCACCGCGATCCTCGTGATCATCGCGCTGTACTTCCTGGTCCCCGTCTACTGGGTGCTCATCAATGCCACCAAGTCCACCGAGGACCTCTTCGGCACCAACGGCTTCTGGTTCGGCGAGAGCTTCCAGCTGTGGGAGAACCTCAAGGCCGTGCTCAGCGCCAACGGCGGGATCTTCCCGCGCTGGGGACTGAACTCCATCCTGTACGCGGGTCTGGGCTCCGTGCTCGCCACCTACTTCGCGACCGCTGCGGGGTATGCCCTGGCCAAGTACCGCTTCCCGGGCAGGCGCTTCATCTATGTGCTGGTCCTCGGCGGGGTGCTGGTGCCCGGCACCGCCGTCGCACTGCCGCTGTTCTTCCTGTTCAGCTCGATCGGGATCACCAACACCTACTGGTCCGTGCTGATCCCCTCGCTGGTGAGCCCCTTCGGGCTGTTCCTGGCCTCGATCTACGCGAGCGCCGCAGTGCCCGATGAGCTGCTCGAAGCCGGCCGGATCGACGGAGTGGGGGAGCTGGGACTGTTCCACCGCCTCGCGCTGCCGCAGCTGACCCCCGCGATCGTCACCATCCTGCTGTTCCAGTTCGTCGCGATCTGGAACAACTACATGCTCCCGCTGGTCATGCTGGCCGACGAGAAGCTCTACCCGATCACCCTGGGCCTGGACAACTGGCGGGCCCAGACCGACCGGCTGCCGGAGTTCTACCAGCTCACCACCGGCGGCGCGCTGCTGTCGGTGATCCCGCTGGCGATCCTCATCCTCGTCCTGCAGCGCTTCTGGCGCGGCGGGCTGACGGAGGGATCGGTCAAGGGGTGA
- a CDS encoding serpin family protein: protein MTMDVDHPRTPLRRSATPGRRAVLAGSASLPLAALGLAACEGTEQGGAAPDLSAELPRAEPGPATGAGAFVVPFTARMLGSLERAETNTVCSPLSAQVALTMVGMGAAGETLAQMEAVLGARMDELAGSANTLSTVLAAVGAQEREAEDEDRPAPARASLVNGTWLQEGFEIQQSFLEDLATWFGSGVFEADFADHAEREAAREEINDWVADSTDDLIEELIPTGALTAATRLVLVNALHLKAAWQQPLTVEGGRFTTADGEERSCEMLHGTTATWYEDEVCRATSLDTYGDALALALVQPTGDLTEVLETWSAAAGEDGSGLAALLDGLEGSEVSTQLSVPAFDISWGASLKDVLQGLGMTDAFSGAADFSGITGSTDLVIDEVLQKAVITVDENGMEAAAATAVVAVETSAQVPEQELVLDSPFLLVAYERTTLAPLVVGWIGDPTQTR, encoded by the coding sequence ATGACGATGGACGTCGACCATCCCCGCACCCCGCTGCGCCGCTCGGCGACTCCGGGACGTCGGGCGGTGCTGGCCGGCAGCGCATCCCTGCCGCTGGCGGCCCTCGGCCTCGCCGCCTGCGAAGGGACGGAGCAGGGCGGTGCCGCCCCGGACCTGTCGGCGGAGCTGCCGCGGGCGGAGCCGGGGCCCGCGACGGGTGCCGGCGCGTTCGTAGTGCCCTTCACCGCCCGGATGCTCGGTTCGCTCGAGCGGGCGGAGACCAATACCGTCTGCTCGCCGCTGTCCGCCCAGGTGGCGCTCACGATGGTCGGCATGGGCGCCGCGGGGGAGACGCTCGCCCAGATGGAGGCAGTCCTCGGAGCGCGCATGGACGAGCTGGCAGGGAGCGCGAACACGCTCTCGACAGTGCTCGCCGCCGTCGGTGCCCAGGAGCGCGAGGCGGAGGACGAGGACCGGCCCGCGCCGGCCCGCGCCTCGCTCGTGAACGGGACCTGGCTGCAGGAGGGGTTCGAGATCCAGCAGAGCTTCCTCGAGGATCTCGCCACCTGGTTCGGCAGCGGGGTCTTCGAGGCGGACTTCGCCGACCACGCCGAGCGGGAGGCGGCCCGCGAGGAGATCAACGACTGGGTCGCCGACTCCACCGACGACCTCATCGAGGAGCTGATCCCCACGGGCGCCCTGACGGCGGCCACCCGCCTGGTGCTGGTCAACGCTCTGCACCTGAAAGCCGCGTGGCAGCAGCCGCTGACCGTGGAGGGCGGGCGCTTCACCACCGCCGACGGCGAGGAGCGCAGCTGCGAGATGCTCCACGGCACCACCGCCACCTGGTACGAGGACGAGGTGTGCCGGGCGACCTCCCTGGACACCTACGGGGACGCCCTCGCCCTCGCCCTCGTCCAGCCCACCGGCGACCTCACAGAGGTGCTCGAGACCTGGTCGGCGGCGGCCGGGGAAGACGGCTCCGGTCTCGCCGCACTGCTGGACGGCCTCGAGGGCTCCGAGGTGAGCACCCAGCTGAGCGTCCCCGCCTTCGATATCAGCTGGGGGGCCTCGCTGAAGGACGTCCTGCAGGGGCTCGGCATGACCGATGCGTTCTCCGGTGCGGCCGATTTCTCCGGGATCACCGGATCGACGGACCTGGTGATCGACGAGGTGCTGCAGAAGGCGGTGATCACCGTCGACGAGAACGGGATGGAGGCCGCCGCCGCGACCGCCGTGGTGGCCGTCGAGACCTCGGCCCAGGTGCCCGAGCAGGAGCTGGTGCTGGACTCGCCGTTCCTGCTCGTCGCCTATGAGCGGACCACGCTCGCTCCGCTCGTCGTCGGCTGGATCGGCGATCCCACGCAGACCCGCTGA
- a CDS encoding glycoside hydrolase family 35 protein, translating into MTALLRPTPDGFLRDGDPHLVISGALHYFRVHPEQWRDRLRRLVAMGCNTVETYVAWNVHQPAQDVTTFDGIADLGRFLDIAAEEGLDAIVRPGPYICAEWENGGFPGWILADRNLRLRNRNAPYLQLVDAWFDQLIPVIAERQAARGGNVVMVQVENEYGSFGDDKVYLAHLRDGLIARGIEELLVTSDGPARMWLTGGTVEGTLGTVNFGSRTLEVLAMAERELPAQPQMCMEFWNGWFDHWGEQHHERTGGDAAGELADMLNNGMSVNFYMAHGGTNFGLQAGANHDGTLQPTTTSYDYDAPIAENGALTEKFRAFREVVAQHRDLPSYEEHLAQLGLSELPATLPAGEVAIEKVTSLRGTERFTRPAEVHPTPPAFEDLGLERGLLRLSREIEIAAAEREGRTEISPLKLYDLHDRAWVYVDGVYVGATGLDPAQADVPHAERTDATDPAVVELTPFVDRLLPDGGHRTVRVEILVENLGRVNFGPRLGERKGILGGVWQTIRYLNDWEADAWPLEEMGEELAGLLENAPALAAETDADTSADNDALPVLVGAAFDAEAPTDTFLDVSAAGHGVAYVNGFCVGRYWNIGPQQSLYVPAPLVRPGRNEVLLLDLEKRPTALALVTEHVFATPGV; encoded by the coding sequence ATGACCGCCCTGCTCCGACCCACCCCTGACGGTTTCCTCCGCGACGGGGATCCGCACCTGGTGATCTCCGGTGCGCTCCACTACTTCCGGGTCCATCCCGAGCAGTGGCGCGACCGCCTGCGCCGCCTGGTCGCGATGGGCTGCAACACCGTGGAGACCTACGTGGCCTGGAACGTGCACCAGCCCGCGCAGGACGTCACCACCTTCGACGGCATCGCGGACCTCGGTCGCTTCCTCGACATCGCCGCCGAGGAGGGCCTCGACGCGATCGTGCGCCCGGGCCCCTACATCTGCGCCGAATGGGAGAACGGCGGCTTCCCCGGCTGGATCCTCGCCGACCGCAACCTGCGCCTGCGGAATCGCAACGCCCCATACCTGCAGCTGGTCGACGCCTGGTTCGACCAGTTGATCCCGGTGATCGCCGAGCGGCAGGCCGCCCGCGGCGGCAACGTGGTGATGGTGCAGGTCGAGAACGAGTACGGCAGCTTCGGTGATGACAAGGTCTACCTCGCCCACCTGCGCGACGGCCTGATCGCCCGCGGCATCGAGGAGCTGCTGGTGACCTCCGACGGCCCGGCACGGATGTGGCTGACCGGCGGCACCGTCGAGGGGACGCTGGGCACCGTGAACTTCGGCTCCCGCACCCTCGAGGTGCTCGCGATGGCCGAGCGGGAGCTGCCCGCCCAGCCGCAGATGTGCATGGAGTTCTGGAACGGCTGGTTCGACCACTGGGGCGAGCAGCACCACGAGCGCACCGGCGGCGATGCAGCGGGCGAGCTCGCCGACATGCTGAACAACGGCATGAGTGTGAACTTCTACATGGCCCACGGCGGCACCAACTTCGGCCTGCAGGCCGGCGCCAACCATGACGGCACGCTGCAGCCCACCACCACCAGCTACGACTACGACGCCCCGATCGCCGAGAACGGCGCGCTCACCGAGAAGTTCCGCGCCTTCCGCGAGGTCGTCGCGCAGCATCGTGACCTCCCGTCGTACGAGGAGCATCTCGCGCAGCTGGGCCTCTCCGAACTGCCGGCAACCCTCCCGGCGGGCGAGGTCGCGATCGAGAAGGTCACCTCCCTGCGCGGCACCGAGCGCTTCACCCGTCCCGCCGAGGTGCATCCGACCCCGCCCGCCTTCGAGGACCTCGGTCTCGAGCGCGGCCTGCTGCGCCTGTCCCGCGAGATCGAGATCGCTGCCGCCGAGCGCGAGGGCCGCACCGAGATCTCCCCGCTGAAGCTCTACGACCTGCATGACCGTGCCTGGGTGTACGTCGATGGGGTGTACGTCGGAGCCACCGGGCTGGACCCGGCACAGGCCGACGTCCCGCACGCGGAGCGCACCGACGCCACCGACCCGGCCGTCGTCGAGCTCACGCCCTTCGTCGACCGGCTGCTGCCGGACGGCGGTCACCGCACCGTGCGGGTGGAGATCCTGGTCGAGAACCTGGGGCGGGTGAACTTCGGCCCCCGCCTCGGAGAGCGCAAGGGCATCCTCGGCGGGGTCTGGCAGACCATCCGCTACCTCAACGACTGGGAGGCCGACGCCTGGCCGCTCGAGGAGATGGGCGAGGAACTGGCCGGACTGCTCGAGAACGCGCCCGCACTCGCCGCGGAGACCGACGCCGACACCAGCGCCGACAATGATGCGCTGCCGGTGCTGGTCGGGGCGGCCTTCGACGCGGAGGCACCGACGGACACCTTCCTCGACGTCTCCGCCGCCGGGCACGGCGTCGCCTATGTCAACGGCTTCTGCGTGGGCCGGTACTGGAACATCGGCCCCCAGCAGAGCCTGTACGTGCCGGCGCCGCTGGTCCGCCCGGGCCGCAACGAGGTGCTGCTGCTGGACCTCGAGAAGCGGCCGACCGCGCTCGCGCTGGTGACGGAGCACGTGTTCGCGACGCCGGGGGTCTGA